The Dendropsophus ebraccatus isolate aDenEbr1 chromosome 10, aDenEbr1.pat, whole genome shotgun sequence genome has a segment encoding these proteins:
- the LOC138765940 gene encoding secreted Ly-6/uPAR-related protein 1-like gives MKLLIVAATLVFLIQCGDGLKCYTCLFPTLSPMDCIKFPVKCPPNERCLYSTATGKTKHFPFILHEMSCAVNSLCGISGEKSTLGINVTYHNTCCDTDLCNSAAVSASSLSIALIPPLLLLLLS, from the exons ATGAAGCTCCTCATTGTGGCCGCCACCTTGGTCTTCCTCATACAGTGTG GGGATGGCCTGAAATGCTACACTTGCCTGTTCCCGACCCTCTCTCCAATGGACTGCATTAAGTTCCCAGTGAAATGCCCCCCCAATGAAAGATGCCTCTACTCTACAGCTACCGGCAAGACCA AACACTTCCCATTCATCCTGCATGAGATGAGCTGCGCTGTGAACAGTCTGTGTGGGATCAGTGGTGAGAAGAGTACACTGGGAATCAACGTGACCTATCACAACACCTGCTGCGATACCGACCTCTGCAACTCCGCCGCGGTGTCTGCCTCCTCCCTGAGCATCGCCCTGATaccgcccctcctgctgctcctcctgtcaTAG